The Boseongicola sp. DNA segment GTTACCCGGTGTTTCCGGGATCGAGATCTGTCGCCGATTGAAGGCCAATGCGGCCACGCGGAAAGTTCCGATTATTATGTTAAGTGCGCGCAGCGAAGAAGCGGACAAGGTTCGTGGGCTGGAAACCGGCGCAGATGATTACATGATCAAGCCGTATTCTGTGGTTGAACTGATGGCGCGTGTGCGCACGCAACTTCGGCGGACAAGACCGGCCTCGGTAGGTGAGGTGCTGACGTTTGACGACATAGAGCTGAATTCTGAAACGTATCGCGTTATGCGGGCTGGTGATGAAATCAACCTTGGGCCAACGGAATTTCGACTGTTGAGCACATTTATGGAAAAGCCCGGACGTGTGTGGACGCGCGAACAATTGTTGGATCGTGTCTGGGGCCGCGACATTTACGTGGATACTCGAACTGTCGACGTTCATATCGGCAGATTGCGCAAAGCCCTGGGCCAGTATGGTGGAGATGACTTGCTGAGGACGGTCAGGGGCGCTGGATATGCGCTGGGGTAGGCATTTGCAGCGTTCTGAGTAGCTTACAGTTACCACAAGCGTCATCGCATAATCAGTATTATGTTAAATATTGGTATCGTGTAGATATCAAGAAAACTCAGTTAAAACATACTGGTACAATCAAACATACATCCCACTCCCATAAACAATGGGCATTTCCGCAACCATGTCATCGATCCCGGACATATGCGATCTAGGATATGATTGCACCTGTAACCTGTTGCCTGTTAAGGAAAATGAATGAGCACGGGAAACGTTCGCGAAGTCTTGAGGAACTGCACATGTCGGCGCTGTTAGTCTTAAACGGTCCAAATCTGAATTTGCTGGGCACTCGGCAGCCAGAGATTTATGGCAGCGAGACATTGAAGAATGTTGAAGCGAACTGCCTGGCGGCTGCAACGAACCTGGGACATAGCGTCGAGTTTCTGCAGTCAAACCATGAAGGCGTATTGATTGATGCACTTCACGGAGCGCGGGACAAGTTTGATGGTATCGTGTTGAATGCAGGCGCATATTCTCACACTTCGATAGCTATTCGCGACGCGATTGCTTCAATTGAAGTGCCAACAGTCGAAGTTCATGTGTCCAACATCCATGCGCGCGAAACGTTCCGCCATCATAGCTTTATCACATCAGTCGCCTTAGGCATTATTTCCGGTTTCGGTATTCATGGCTACGTTCTGGCGCTGCAAGCGCTTGACCAGCATTTGACGGACCGGAAGTGACCAAGGAAGCACTGAAGCAAATTGTTGAAGCTCAGACTGTAGAAGCAGCCTGGGCAGTTTTGACGACCGAAATGGCGCGGTTTGGCTTTGATCGGCTGATATACGGCTTCACATTATTTCGGACAAAATCCAATCTCGGCGACCCGGGCGATATGATGATTTTGTCAAATTTTTCAGACGACTACGTTGAGAAGTTCGTGCAATCAAAGATGTTTACGTTTGCGCCGATGGTGGGATGGGCATTGGAGAACGTCGGTGTCATGTCTTGGCGATGGCTTGAAGAAAACCGGGCCAGTTTTACGGCGGCTCAGATGGAGGTTCTCGAATTCAATCAACAACACGATGTGCGGTCCGGATTTACGATTTCGTTTCCGGACAGTTCGATACGGCAGAAGGCTGCGATTGGTTTGACTGCGCGTTGCGGCATCGATCAAGAGGAAGCAGATCAGATTTGGGAACGCGATGGCGACGAAATTCTACTTCTGAATCAAGTGGCGCACCTGAAAATCAGCTCCCTACCCTATCCGCGTCGACTACAGAAGCTGACAGCGCGTCAGCGAGAAGTTCTTGAGTGGGTCAGCGAAGGAAAGACAGTGCAGGACGCCGCGACGATCCTTGGATTGACCGCTGGAACAGTGGAAAAACACCTTCGAAAAGCGCGAGAATCACTTGAAGCCGATACAACCGCTCAGGCCGTTATGAAGGCTTCGTTGCAACGGCAAATATTTATTGCGGAAATCTAAATCGATTTACATTCGAATTCGACGTCCACAGCAGCAATAATTCTGTGGTCGGTAGGGATTCCCACACTTCCCCTACGTCAATATCAGGGTCATAGTAGGCGTGTTCCGTGAGTGGTGGCATTAGCCTAGGAACTTCCCTCGGACATCGCTCGTAATTTCGGGTGTCACAGTGAGGGTCATCGGGAAACCGATGCCGGCCTGAGAGCGAATTAAACGCTGGAAGGTCGGCGCTTATCTGAACGAGTTGGGTCTGCGTGATTACCTCATCCCCATTGGTCGCGCGCAGAGTGGGTAAACAGTAATAGGGCGACACCGTATCCCGACGGTGTCGCCCTTATTCTATGTGGATCAATCAGCCTTGAGCGGCTTTTGCGACCTCAGCGGCGAAGTCTTCCACTTTCTTTTCGATGCCTTCACCGACTTCCATGCGTGCGAAACCAGTGATTTCGACACCAACCTCGGCTGCTGCTGCACCGACTGTGAGATCAGGGTTCACAACGAAGGACTGGTTCAGCAATGTGGATTCGCCGATGAATTTTTTCATGCGACCGATGATCATCTTTTCGATGACCTGCTCGGGCTTGCCGCTTTCGCGGGCGATATCCATTTGAATTTGCTTTTCTTTTTCAACAACAGCTGGATCCATATCAGCTTCGGACAGAGCAGCAGGGTTCACTGCCGCAATGTGCATCGCGACCTGCTTGGCAACACCTGTGTCACTGCCTGTGAAGGCAACAAGAACACCGATTTTGCCCATGCCCGCCGCTGCGGCGTTGTGGACGTAAGATACAACGTTTTCGCCCGACAGTTTGGTCATGCGACGCAGCTGCATGTTTTCACCAATCTTGGCGATTGCATCGGTCAGAACTTCGCTGCCTGGCTTGCCGGCAGCGCCAACTGGGGCGCCAGCAAGTGCCTCGACCGTATCAACACCCAGAGCGGCATCAGCAAATGCTGCGACCATTTCCTGGAACTCGGCGTTCTTGCCGACGAAGTCTGTTTCCGAGTTGATTTCGACTGCGACAGCGTTGCCGCCGTCGGTTTTTACTGCAACCAAGCCTTCTGCCGCTGTACGACCTGCTTTTTTGTCAGCTTTTGCAAGGCCCTTGGTGCGCAGCCAGTCTACTGCGGCTTCCATATCGCCATTGCTTTCGGTCAACGCCTTCTTGGCGTCCATCATGCCCGCGCCGGATTTGTCGCGGAGCTCTTTTACAAGTGCAGCCGTGATTGCCATTTTGGCTCTCCTCAATATCTGGAATTCATCGGGCGCGACAATTGCCGCGCCCAGTTTCAATAACGTGACAGCAGCGGCCTTATTCGGCTTTTGCTTCCTCGGCTTTTGCGTCTTCAGCAGCGGGCGTTTCTTCGACTGCAACTTCTTCAACAGGTGCTTCTACAGGTGCAGCAGCCTCTGGTTCAATCGCTTCTTCGGCAGCTTCTTCCAAAGCGCCAAGGTCAACACCGGCCGCACCCAGTTGGGCGCTCATTCCGTCGAGCGCGGCGCGGCTGGCCAGATCGCAGTATAGCGCGATGG contains these protein-coding regions:
- the phoB gene encoding phosphate regulon transcriptional regulatory protein PhoB, producing MSVKSPSVLVVEDESAQLEVLTYNLEAEGFRVAKAETGDEAILMVDEVEPDIILLDWMLPGVSGIEICRRLKANAATRKVPIIMLSARSEEADKVRGLETGADDYMIKPYSVVELMARVRTQLRRTRPASVGEVLTFDDIELNSETYRVMRAGDEINLGPTEFRLLSTFMEKPGRVWTREQLLDRVWGRDIYVDTRTVDVHIGRLRKALGQYGGDDLLRTVRGAGYALG
- a CDS encoding LuxR family transcriptional regulator, coding for MARFGFDRLIYGFTLFRTKSNLGDPGDMMILSNFSDDYVEKFVQSKMFTFAPMVGWALENVGVMSWRWLEENRASFTAAQMEVLEFNQQHDVRSGFTISFPDSSIRQKAAIGLTARCGIDQEEADQIWERDGDEILLLNQVAHLKISSLPYPRRLQKLTARQREVLEWVSEGKTVQDAATILGLTAGTVEKHLRKARESLEADTTAQAVMKASLQRQIFIAEI
- the aroQ gene encoding type II 3-dehydroquinate dehydratase; this translates as MSALLVLNGPNLNLLGTRQPEIYGSETLKNVEANCLAAATNLGHSVEFLQSNHEGVLIDALHGARDKFDGIVLNAGAYSHTSIAIRDAIASIEVPTVEVHVSNIHARETFRHHSFITSVALGIISGFGIHGYVLALQALDQHLTDRK
- a CDS encoding elongation factor Ts; translation: MAITAALVKELRDKSGAGMMDAKKALTESNGDMEAAVDWLRTKGLAKADKKAGRTAAEGLVAVKTDGGNAVAVEINSETDFVGKNAEFQEMVAAFADAALGVDTVEALAGAPVGAAGKPGSEVLTDAIAKIGENMQLRRMTKLSGENVVSYVHNAAAAGMGKIGVLVAFTGSDTGVAKQVAMHIAAVNPAALSEADMDPAVVEKEKQIQMDIARESGKPEQVIEKMIIGRMKKFIGESTLLNQSFVVNPDLTVGAAAAEVGVEITGFARMEVGEGIEKKVEDFAAEVAKAAQG